From Rutidosis leptorrhynchoides isolate AG116_Rl617_1_P2 chromosome 3, CSIRO_AGI_Rlap_v1, whole genome shotgun sequence, a single genomic window includes:
- the LOC139896247 gene encoding arabinogalactan O-methyltransferase 1-like, whose translation MTRINRIAVSEKPLFITIIIAVIITGTLTITSLRHTGVTNPTSILCTFINSQSQLQPQTQLKQISTADVIIYYATTRSTAQLTFSEIKLTADIIQTLTPCNLLVFGISHESLMWSSLNPRGTTLFLENDVTLIHKFLTDAPSLRVHHVTYSTQLSEADYLLSSYKKSPRCLPPHVFLKGNTWCKLALSKLPEDVYSREWDVIIIDGPKGYYGEAPGRMGAIFSAAVMARNREKAGDTHVFVHDVNRKVEKEYAQEFLCRNYLVNEENNLWYFKIPRGGRDSVTFC comes from the coding sequence ATGACCAGGATTAATCGAATCGCCGTTTCTGAAAAACCACTTTTCATCACCATAATCATCGCCGTAATTATCACCGGAACCCTCACCATCACCAGTCTCCGTCACACCGGCGTCACTAACCCCACTTCCATCCTCTGCACATTCATCAACTCTCAATCCCAACTCCAACCCCAAACACAACTCAAACAAATCTCAACGGCTGACGTCATCATATACTACGCCACCACACGCTCAACCGCTCAATTAACCTTCTCAGAAATCAAACTCACCGCTGACATCATCCAAACCCTAACCCCATGCAACCTCCTAGTTTTCGGGATCAGTCACGAATCGTTAATGTGGTCCTCACTAAATCCACGTGGCACTACACTATTCCTCGAGAACGACGTGACTTTAATCCACAAGTTCCTCACCGACGCGCCGTCATTGCGCGTGCACCACGTGACGTATTCTACGCAGTTATCTGAAGCTGATTACTTATTAAGTTCGTATAAAAAGTCGCCTAGATGTTTACCACCGCACGTGTTTTTAAAAGGAAACACGTGGTGTAAATTAGCATTGAGTAAGTTGCCTGAAGATGTGTATAGCAGAGAATGGGATGTGATTATAATTGATGGACCGAAAGGGTATTATGGCGAGGCCCCCGGTCGAATGGGGGCCATATTTTCGGCTGCTGTGATGGCGAGAAATCGCGAAAAAGCAGGAGATACACATGTGTTTGTACATGATGTGAATAGGAAGGTAGAAAAAGAGTATGCTCAAGAGTTTTTGTGTAGGAATTATTTGGTTAATGAGGAGAATAATCTTTGGTATTTTAAAATACCGCGAGGGGGTAGAGATAGCGTTACGTTTTGTTAG
- the LOC139896248 gene encoding ribonucleoside-diphosphate reductase small chain produces MPSIPEEPLLAPNPDRFCMFPIQYPQIWEMYKKAEASFWTAEEVDLSQDQRQWDCLTDGERHFITHVLAFFAASDGIVLENLAGRFMKEVQVAEARAFYGFQIAIENIHSEMYSLLLESYIKDSNEKNRLFRAIETIPCIQKKAKWALRWIDGSETFAERIIAFACVEGIFFSGSFCAIFWLKKRGLMPGLTFSNELISRDEGLHCDFACLLYSLLKSKISEERVKGIVSDAVEIEREFVCDALPCGLVGMNGDLMSTYIEFVADRLLNSLGYQKMYNVQNPFDWMELISLQGKTNFFEKRVGEYQKASVMSNLNGNGDDHVFKMDDDF; encoded by the coding sequence atgccTTCAATTCCAGAAGAACCACTTCTTGCACCCAACCCAGATCGATTCTGCATGTTCCCAATCCAATACCCCCAAATTTGGGAAATGTACAAAAAAGCCGAAGCCTCATTCTGGACCGCAGAAGAAGTCGATTTATCCCAAGATCAGCGTCAATGGGACTGTTTAACCGACGGTGAAAGACACTTCATCACTCATGTCCTCGCGTTCTTCGCAGCTTCAGATGGAATCGTTCTCGAAAACCTCGCAGGGCGGTTCATGAAAGAGGTGCAAGTTGCTGAAGCTCGTGCGTTTTACGGATTTCAAATCGCTATTGAAAACATTCACTCTGAAATGTACAGTCTTCTTCTCGAATCGTACATCAAAGACTCAAACGAAAAGAATAGACTCTTTCGCGCCATTGAAACAATTCCGTGTATTCAGAAAAAAGCTAAATGGGCGCTTAGATGGATCGACGGATCCGAGACGTTCGCTGAACGAATTATCGCCTTCGCGTGTGTTGAAGGAATCTTCTTTTCTGGAAGCTTCTGCGCGATATTCTGGCTTAAGAAGCGTGGTTTAATGCCTGGACTCACGTTCTCCAATGAATTGATCTCTCGAGACGAAGGTTTACATTGTGATTTCGCTTGTTTGTTGTACAGTTTGTTGAAGTCGAAAATAAGCGAGGAACGAGTGAAAGGAATTGTATCGGATGCGGTCGAGATCGAAAGGGAATTCGTGTGTGATGCGTTGCCTTGTGGATTAGTTGGAATGAATGGTGATTTGATGAGTACTTATATTGAATTTGTGGCTGATAGGTTGTTGAATTCGTTAGGGTATCAGAAGATGTATAATGTTCAAAATCCGTTTGACTGGATGGAGTTGATATCGTTACAGGGGAAGACTAATTTCTTCGAGAAGAGAGTTGGGGAGTATCAGAAAGCATCTGTGATGtcgaatttgaatggaaatggtgatGATCATGTGTTCAAGATGGATGATGATTTCTGA